One genomic region from Cellulomonas hominis encodes:
- a CDS encoding pyruvate dehydrogenase — MARSSTVADQLVAQVVAAGATHIYGIVGDSLNPVVDAVRRAQKDGADIQWVHVRHEEAAAFAAAAEAEITGRLAVCAGSCGPGNLHLINGLYDANRSRVPVLAIASHIPSAQIGTQYFQETHPDRLFVECSVYSEMISSAAQAPRVIRSAIHHAYGAPGVAVLTLPGDVADLEAPAPGPDTLTRPRRPRVVPADADVTALADAIDAAKKVTILAGAGVRGAHDDVIALADKIAAPVGHSLRGKEHIQYDNPFDVGMTGLLGYGALQASMDEADLLILLGTDFPYDQFLPAGVRTAQVDIDPTHLGRRTRSDLAVVGDVGETVRLLLPLVSRKKSRRFLDSMLKKHEKAMSGVVGAYTKDVEHHTPIHPEYAAVVLDEEAADDAVFTVDTGMGNVWAARYLTPNGRRRVIGSFLHGSMANAVPHAIGAAFAARDSGARQKHVVAIAGDGGLSMLLGELVTLVHYQLPVKIILFDNATLGMVRLEMLVDGLPSFGTDSPSVDYAAVASAIGIPSVRVEDPTQIRTALREAFAHDGPALVDLVTDPRALSIPPKITRQQVSGFTAAMSKEILGGGMGEVMAMARSNLRNVPRP; from the coding sequence GTGGCACGCAGCAGCACGGTGGCCGACCAGCTCGTCGCCCAGGTGGTGGCGGCCGGCGCGACGCACATCTACGGCATCGTCGGGGACAGCCTGAACCCGGTGGTCGACGCGGTCCGGCGGGCGCAGAAGGACGGCGCGGACATCCAGTGGGTGCACGTCCGGCACGAGGAGGCCGCGGCGTTCGCCGCCGCCGCGGAGGCCGAGATCACCGGCCGGCTCGCGGTCTGCGCGGGCTCCTGCGGGCCGGGCAACCTGCACCTCATCAACGGGCTCTACGACGCGAACCGCAGCCGCGTCCCGGTGCTCGCGATCGCCTCGCACATCCCGAGCGCGCAGATCGGCACCCAGTACTTCCAGGAGACCCACCCCGACCGGCTGTTCGTCGAGTGCTCGGTGTACTCCGAGATGATCTCGTCCGCCGCGCAGGCGCCGCGGGTCATCCGCTCCGCGATCCACCACGCGTACGGCGCCCCGGGCGTCGCCGTGCTGACCCTCCCCGGCGACGTCGCCGACCTCGAGGCGCCGGCCCCCGGTCCCGACACGCTGACCCGGCCGCGCCGCCCCCGCGTCGTCCCCGCGGACGCCGACGTCACGGCGCTCGCCGACGCGATCGACGCCGCGAAGAAGGTCACCATCCTGGCCGGCGCGGGCGTGCGGGGCGCGCACGACGACGTCATCGCCCTGGCCGACAAGATCGCCGCCCCGGTGGGGCACAGCCTGCGCGGCAAGGAGCACATCCAGTACGACAACCCCTTCGACGTCGGGATGACCGGCCTGCTCGGGTACGGCGCGCTCCAGGCGTCGATGGACGAGGCCGACCTGCTGATCCTGCTGGGGACCGACTTCCCGTACGACCAGTTCCTCCCGGCCGGCGTCCGCACGGCGCAGGTTGACATCGACCCCACGCACCTCGGCCGGCGGACGCGCTCCGACCTGGCGGTGGTCGGCGACGTCGGTGAGACGGTGCGGCTGCTGCTCCCGCTGGTGAGCCGCAAGAAGTCCCGGCGGTTCCTCGACTCGATGCTGAAGAAGCACGAGAAGGCCATGTCCGGCGTCGTCGGGGCCTACACGAAGGACGTCGAGCACCACACGCCGATCCACCCCGAGTACGCCGCGGTGGTCCTGGACGAGGAGGCGGCCGACGACGCCGTGTTCACCGTGGACACCGGCATGGGCAACGTCTGGGCCGCGCGCTACCTGACGCCGAACGGGCGGCGCCGGGTCATCGGGTCGTTCCTGCACGGCTCGATGGCGAACGCCGTCCCGCACGCGATCGGCGCGGCCTTCGCCGCCCGGGACTCCGGCGCCCGGCAGAAGCACGTGGTCGCGATCGCCGGCGACGGCGGCCTGTCGATGCTGCTCGGCGAGCTGGTCACGCTCGTGCACTACCAGCTGCCCGTGAAGATCATCCTGTTCGACAACGCGACGCTCGGCATGGTGCGGCTCGAGATGCTCGTGGACGGGCTGCCCTCGTTCGGCACGGACTCCCCGTCGGTCGACTACGCCGCGGTCGCGAGCGCCATCGGCATCCCGTCGGTCCGCGTCGAGGACCCCACGCAGATCCGCACCGCGCTGCGCGAGGCGTTCGCGCACGACGGTCCCGCGCTCGTCGACCTGGTCACGGACCCGCGGGCGCTGTCGATCCCGCCGAAGATCACGCGGCAGCAGGTCAGCGGGTTCACGGCGGCGATGAGCAAGGAGATCCTCGGCGGGGGCATGGGCGAGGTCATGGCGATGGCCCGCTCCAACCTCCGCAACGTCCCGCGGCCCTGA
- a CDS encoding FadR/GntR family transcriptional regulator, whose product MGVEVLHSTVLEVIGSEITAGALPEGSVLTLEQIQQRFAVSRTVARETMRMLEHLGLVTSRRRVGLVVRPAADWMVFDPRVIRWRLAGPGRLAQLRSLTELRAAVEPVAAAAAARHADPGEVDRLLVLVARMRELGEAGRLDEFVVCDIEFHALLLRAGRNEMFAALTGVVAEVLAGRTRHGLMPDRPRPEALDAHDAVADAIRARDPEAAERAMTVITTEIRAALSDLH is encoded by the coding sequence GTGGGCGTCGAGGTGCTGCACAGCACCGTGCTGGAGGTGATCGGCTCCGAGATCACGGCCGGTGCCCTGCCCGAGGGCTCCGTGCTCACCCTCGAGCAGATCCAGCAGCGGTTCGCGGTCTCCCGGACGGTCGCGCGCGAGACCATGCGGATGCTCGAGCACCTCGGCCTCGTGACCTCCCGCCGCCGCGTCGGCCTCGTGGTGCGCCCGGCCGCCGACTGGATGGTGTTCGATCCGCGCGTCATCCGGTGGCGGCTGGCCGGCCCGGGCCGGCTCGCGCAGCTCCGGTCGCTCACCGAGCTGCGCGCCGCCGTCGAGCCCGTCGCCGCCGCGGCCGCCGCCCGGCACGCCGACCCCGGCGAGGTGGACCGGCTGCTCGTGCTGGTCGCCCGGATGCGCGAGCTGGGCGAGGCCGGCCGCCTGGACGAGTTCGTGGTCTGCGACATCGAGTTCCACGCGCTGCTGCTGCGCGCCGGCCGGAACGAGATGTTCGCCGCGCTGACCGGCGTCGTCGCCGAGGTGCTCGCCGGCCGCACCCGGCACGGCCTCATGCCCGACCGCCCCCGCCCCGAGGCCCTCGACGCGCACGACGCGGTGGCCGACGCGATCCGCGCCCGCGACCCCGAGGCGGCGGAGCGCGCGATGACGGTGATCACGACGGAGATCCGCGCGGCCCTCAGCGACCTCCACTGA